A region from the Gemmatimonadota bacterium genome encodes:
- the larE gene encoding ATP-dependent sacrificial sulfur transferase LarE, giving the protein MGSVLVAYSAGVDSTLLLKVASDVLEDRALGVTGVSESLPEEERNEAAELAEWMGARHRYVDTEEIHNAEYMQNNPRRCYFCRDELYNRLKVIAREEDAAFICEGSIVDDISDFRPGMLAIREHGVRSPLKDAGFTKADVRALSEKLGLPTADKPSLACLSSRFPYGDPITIEALEQVGRAEAFIRSLGLRQFRVRHHRNMARIETERADLAKVIEHHDEIAAYLKEIGYDYVTLDLEGYRTGSMNEVLKKGKAASAGTP; this is encoded by the coding sequence ATGGGCAGCGTCCTGGTGGCCTACTCCGCCGGCGTGGACAGCACGCTGCTGCTGAAGGTGGCCTCAGACGTGTTGGAGGACCGCGCCCTGGGCGTAACCGGCGTGTCCGAGTCTCTGCCCGAAGAGGAGAGGAACGAGGCCGCCGAACTGGCCGAATGGATGGGCGCCCGCCACCGCTACGTGGACACGGAGGAAATCCACAACGCGGAGTACATGCAGAACAACCCGCGAAGGTGTTATTTCTGCCGGGATGAACTGTACAACCGCCTCAAGGTAATCGCCCGGGAAGAGGACGCCGCCTTCATCTGCGAAGGCAGCATCGTGGACGACATCAGCGATTTCCGGCCCGGCATGCTGGCCATCCGGGAACACGGCGTGCGCAGCCCGTTGAAGGACGCCGGCTTCACCAAGGCCGACGTCCGCGCATTGTCGGAGAAGCTCGGACTGCCCACTGCGGACAAGCCGTCCCTGGCCTGCCTGTCGTCCCGCTTCCCATACGGCGACCCGATCACGATCGAAGCACTCGAACAGGTCGGCCGGGCCGAAGCCTTCATCCGTAGCCTGGGTCTGCGGCAGTTCCGGGTGCGGCACCACCGAAACATGGCCCGCATCGAGACGGAGCGCGCCGATCTCGCGAAGGTAATCGAGCACCACGACGAGATCGCGGCGTACTTGAAGGAAATCGGCTACGACTACGTCACGCTGGACCTGGAAGGATACCGCACCGGAAGCATGAACGAGGTGCTTAAAAAAGGGAAAGCGGCGTCCGCCGGGACCCCGTGA